The following proteins are co-located in the Fructilactobacillus carniphilus genome:
- the asp2 gene encoding accessory Sec system protein Asp2 has product MAKPKFVTPVIHVGQDDYTQEAEYFTPDYEYYQSDDDALDQEILEGQPLFKANGKLNGKYRNAVFILDAGFPWFLNDRVMEQLPANQILMQSNLNLSETTRSLLKLKGAFEFNPHDPQRLIGDIQRFFYYDPDGYRFSPQAWHYNWDQIQSVSQRGNVYHQINLKPTDDWQLIMSPMDSFYLPLKMANKVALEYHLGPENELALKLIQIDADTKEVLRSSFISGNELQTSIDVIGTERPTFFQVLLYARGKGQLEVGNLHVRRARGPYGEMMPNDWVISDQKQHGSTGVYFDAGDMKPPLNVYFAGYRTKEGYEGRRMMQNFGAPFLLISDWRLEGGAFYMGDTEFEQQIVNIIKQTLQKLNFKDSDLILSGMSMGTFGAMYYGSRLNPAGIVLGKPLAELGTIAQNGRVKRPNDFRTGEDMQLYYEPDLSDQSSHDLDQRYWHNLEQGELSNTTLAIAYMLQDDYNKDAYQGIRDRFIGLNPNGKLLAKGFEGRHNDQTGPIVEWFQRQYWYLLSQFGRKQPRKPQTTNLKKKQRRGS; this is encoded by the coding sequence ATGGCTAAGCCTAAATTTGTAACGCCCGTAATTCATGTGGGTCAGGATGACTACACGCAAGAAGCAGAGTACTTTACTCCCGACTACGAGTATTATCAGAGTGATGACGATGCTCTGGACCAAGAAATCCTGGAAGGTCAACCGTTATTTAAAGCCAACGGGAAGTTAAACGGTAAGTACCGAAACGCGGTCTTTATTTTAGACGCTGGCTTTCCGTGGTTTTTAAACGACCGAGTTATGGAGCAGTTACCTGCTAATCAAATTTTGATGCAGTCCAATCTGAACCTTTCAGAAACAACGCGTTCGTTGTTGAAGCTCAAGGGGGCCTTTGAGTTTAATCCTCACGACCCCCAACGCTTAATTGGTGATATCCAACGGTTTTTCTACTATGATCCGGATGGCTATCGGTTCTCACCGCAGGCCTGGCACTATAACTGGGATCAAATACAATCAGTTAGTCAACGAGGAAATGTTTACCATCAGATTAATTTAAAACCTACGGACGACTGGCAGTTAATTATGTCCCCGATGGACTCCTTTTATTTGCCACTCAAAATGGCAAACAAGGTGGCCTTGGAATACCACTTGGGGCCAGAAAACGAACTCGCTCTGAAATTAATTCAGATTGATGCTGATACAAAAGAAGTACTGCGTTCCAGTTTTATTAGTGGTAACGAATTACAAACGAGCATCGACGTAATCGGAACTGAGCGCCCAACTTTTTTTCAGGTCTTGCTGTATGCCCGTGGTAAAGGACAATTAGAAGTGGGAAATCTTCATGTTCGGCGGGCCCGTGGTCCATACGGAGAAATGATGCCCAACGACTGGGTTATTTCTGATCAAAAACAGCATGGAAGTACGGGAGTTTACTTTGACGCGGGTGACATGAAACCGCCACTAAATGTTTACTTTGCCGGATATCGAACCAAAGAAGGTTACGAAGGGCGGCGGATGATGCAAAACTTTGGGGCGCCGTTTCTTTTGATCTCTGACTGGCGACTTGAAGGGGGCGCCTTCTACATGGGCGATACCGAGTTTGAACAACAGATTGTGAACATTATTAAGCAAACGCTACAAAAGTTGAACTTTAAGGATTCCGATCTCATCTTGTCAGGAATGTCCATGGGTACCTTTGGGGCCATGTACTACGGATCCCGTTTAAATCCTGCGGGAATTGTGCTGGGGAAACCGTTGGCTGAACTCGGAACGATTGCTCAAAACGGGCGGGTTAAACGTCCCAACGATTTTCGCACCGGCGAGGACATGCAGTTGTACTACGAACCAGATTTGTCGGATCAGTCAAGTCATGACTTAGACCAACGATATTGGCATAATCTGGAACAGGGAGAGTTGAGTAACACGACCCTTGCGATTGCCTACATGTTACAAGATGACTATAACAAAGACGCTTATCAGGGGATTCGGGATCGGTTTATTGGACTGAACCCGAACGGAAAGTTACTAGCCAAGGGATTTGAAGGTCGACACAACGACCAAACTGGCCCTATCGTCGAGTGGTTTCAGCGACAATACTGGTACCTACTATCACAGTTTGGACGGAAGCAACCCCGTAAGCCCCAAACAACCAATTTGAAAAAGAAACAGCGAAGGGGGTCCTGA
- a CDS encoding glycosyltransferase, which yields MNFFINQAMGLGNSGVEHAEFYRADRFRQADLPFRFLFLNLVPELHEAMDRWRLKDSEVLNLWEYLVLGGDYLKTGLAQRVKPQKSVMIVDDTNTNRKQEFVTDSGMRVIQHFYKGRDKQHPDNSVLQVGVSRVELFNAKNNERKVMYSIENDQHRGSNVVNIHLFDEKGEHLFFRNLYSLHRYFFEQVDQTYGGNSNFIIDRGEFADDVLMQNRIPNSKIIYIVHADQLSDRDDPKYPLWNDHYEYMLERLHAVDKAVTATKLQRDDMLIDDPTAKDIVVAIPVGGIRDGATKQKRRRAHSPFRLITASRLAAEKHIDIAIKAVAALHDQGVKIKFDIYGQGEEHQKLVKTIEDCHAEDYITMKGLSHDLEHIYPKYDAFISTSFSEGFGLTYIEALNAGLPVITFDARFGAQELVQDGVNGYLTEFKRNDDDFNVKNIEAALEKLINGKYSKLQGATAKSVAEFQDHITAEKWRDLIDGLRTSK from the coding sequence ATGAATTTTTTCATTAACCAAGCAATGGGATTGGGAAACTCAGGAGTAGAACATGCTGAGTTTTATCGCGCTGATCGGTTTCGACAGGCTGATTTACCGTTTCGTTTTTTATTTTTAAATTTGGTTCCTGAACTACATGAGGCCATGGATCGTTGGAGACTTAAGGATTCCGAGGTTTTAAACCTGTGGGAATATCTAGTTCTCGGCGGTGACTACCTTAAAACTGGTTTAGCCCAACGGGTTAAACCGCAGAAGTCTGTAATGATTGTGGATGATACCAACACGAACCGGAAACAAGAATTTGTGACTGATTCTGGAATGCGAGTAATTCAACACTTTTACAAGGGGCGCGATAAACAGCATCCTGATAACTCCGTTTTACAAGTGGGTGTTTCGCGGGTTGAATTGTTCAATGCTAAAAACAATGAACGTAAGGTAATGTACTCAATTGAAAACGACCAACACCGGGGTTCAAACGTGGTTAACATTCACCTCTTTGACGAGAAGGGTGAACACCTCTTCTTCCGTAATCTTTACAGTTTGCACCGCTACTTCTTTGAACAAGTAGATCAGACTTATGGTGGTAACAGTAATTTCATCATTGACCGTGGGGAATTTGCCGACGACGTGTTGATGCAAAATCGGATTCCCAATTCGAAGATCATCTACATCGTGCATGCTGACCAACTTTCGGATCGTGACGATCCCAAGTATCCACTGTGGAACGACCACTACGAATACATGTTGGAGCGGTTACACGCTGTCGATAAAGCTGTGACGGCCACGAAGTTACAACGGGATGACATGTTGATTGATGATCCGACTGCTAAAGACATTGTGGTAGCCATTCCGGTGGGGGGAATCCGTGACGGAGCTACGAAACAAAAACGCCGGCGTGCCCATTCACCATTCCGCTTGATTACCGCTTCGCGGTTAGCGGCAGAAAAACACATTGACATCGCAATTAAAGCAGTGGCTGCTTTACATGACCAAGGTGTGAAGATTAAATTTGATATCTACGGTCAAGGAGAAGAACACCAGAAGTTAGTGAAAACGATTGAAGACTGTCATGCCGAGGATTACATCACCATGAAGGGGTTATCCCACGACTTGGAACACATTTATCCGAAATACGATGCTTTTATTTCAACGTCCTTCTCCGAAGGTTTTGGATTAACCTACATTGAGGCTTTAAACGCCGGATTACCAGTAATTACCTTTGATGCTCGGTTTGGCGCTCAAGAGTTGGTTCAAGACGGTGTAAACGGATACCTGACGGAATTTAAACGGAATGATGACGACTTTAACGTGAAAAACATTGAAGCTGCTCTGGAAAAATTAATTAATGGAAAATATTCGAAGTTACAAGGTGCTACTGCTAAGTCGGTGGCAGAGTTCCAAGATCACATTACCGCGGAAAAATGGAGGGATTTAATCGATGGATTACGTACTAGTAAATAA
- the asp1 gene encoding accessory Sec system glycosyltransferase Asp1, translating into MVLIIPNFADRQGQPLEDLPEVVLAQMLLQTEQPVELAFLQPTLSLRRDLQELGMPDIPYWDAFADLQEVHDVEGMPVTIHDLTLSGDLIPFFNVGGNRILLYREQKLVAEVQTRNQIEVERITHYCDDGGQQLDEYSADGFLSTTTWLNLSGEVEKKAWFTPFHEPVFTMGPTGNLSIEADFQSHFKQPTYACLEDLVQERYQKHFQVPKQVIVAYRAGATQTNQFHLSLPAAQTVGLLETGVDFSSIVQLSQTYPQLQWVFPSQKLVDQFQQTTGVKLANPVTAIEPYPTTFSPGGSNELEAQLVYWQIQQQTAEQLAQTVQILMPELLANDKLVLLVGGDEATQNFIRAQQDEWMTTELGVDVNGNDYQSYIELGPPKNFQTEAEWLDYIDDQITDDDAEFNEADLHHFYQASLFNEQVQYLKPKEQTADLFRRVRLFLDMGPQADLKRQVEAISAGVPMISTAPTDLIKEAENGFENQNLFDLAKQMNYFLSNLQHWNQAVVASVDLMEAYERDQLLGRWKGVLDHG; encoded by the coding sequence GTGGTTTTAATTATTCCAAATTTTGCTGATCGGCAAGGTCAACCACTGGAAGATTTACCGGAGGTAGTACTTGCGCAGATGTTATTACAAACTGAACAACCAGTCGAACTTGCCTTTTTGCAACCAACGTTGTCTTTAAGACGTGATTTGCAGGAACTTGGCATGCCGGACATTCCGTATTGGGATGCATTTGCGGATCTTCAAGAAGTCCACGACGTTGAAGGAATGCCAGTTACAATTCATGATCTAACCTTATCTGGCGACTTGATACCGTTTTTTAACGTTGGGGGGAATCGGATTCTTCTTTATCGTGAGCAAAAATTAGTTGCCGAAGTTCAGACGCGCAATCAAATAGAAGTTGAACGGATTACGCATTATTGTGACGATGGTGGTCAACAACTGGATGAGTATTCGGCCGACGGCTTCCTGAGTACTACAACCTGGCTTAATCTGTCCGGAGAAGTTGAAAAAAAGGCCTGGTTCACTCCATTTCATGAACCAGTTTTTACTATGGGTCCAACGGGAAACTTATCGATTGAAGCAGATTTTCAAAGTCACTTTAAGCAACCAACCTATGCTTGCTTAGAGGATTTGGTACAGGAACGTTACCAAAAGCACTTTCAGGTTCCAAAGCAGGTCATTGTGGCTTACCGAGCTGGTGCGACCCAAACGAATCAATTTCATTTATCATTACCAGCCGCCCAAACGGTGGGATTGCTAGAAACAGGTGTGGATTTTTCATCAATTGTCCAACTTAGTCAGACTTATCCGCAATTACAGTGGGTTTTTCCCAGTCAAAAGCTGGTGGATCAATTCCAACAAACGACCGGGGTTAAACTAGCTAATCCTGTGACGGCGATTGAACCCTACCCAACTACTTTTTCGCCTGGTGGTAGTAACGAATTAGAAGCGCAGTTGGTTTACTGGCAAATCCAGCAGCAAACCGCAGAGCAGCTTGCTCAAACCGTTCAGATCTTAATGCCAGAGTTGTTAGCAAACGATAAACTGGTCTTACTGGTGGGGGGAGATGAAGCTACGCAAAACTTTATTCGTGCTCAACAGGATGAATGGATGACCACTGAACTGGGTGTCGACGTCAATGGTAATGATTATCAAAGTTACATTGAACTGGGGCCCCCTAAGAATTTCCAAACTGAGGCCGAGTGGCTAGACTACATCGATGATCAGATTACGGATGACGATGCCGAGTTCAATGAGGCTGACTTGCATCACTTTTACCAGGCCAGTCTCTTTAACGAACAAGTTCAATATCTCAAACCTAAAGAACAAACGGCTGACTTGTTCCGACGAGTTCGATTGTTCCTGGACATGGGACCACAAGCTGATTTGAAGCGCCAGGTAGAAGCAATTTCTGCCGGGGTTCCAATGATTAGCACTGCACCTACCGACTTAATTAAGGAAGCAGAGAACGGGTTTGAAAACCAGAATCTTTTTGATTTAGCAAAACAAATGAACTATTTTCTTTCTAATTTGCAGCATTGGAACCAAGCGGTTGTGGCCAGCGTGGATTTAATGGAAGCTTATGAGCGCGATCAGCTTTTAGGTCGTTGGAAGGGAGTATTAGACCATGGCTAA
- a CDS encoding accessory Sec system protein Asp3, whose translation MDILYSLTWDAADPNTDMYGAQINYSADGVVEYQNELQPAGKKIHWWSTKLPEDTPQSIGYGSKLLPQIPRHERYHLMLDAEIEPAKSVGLLVASYDAQGQLDKEKMELDQELDFELGENAHDYEIALEKFNNEKVTFRRMYVIPTSLWDEMTIEPRADVPAVDLLPRQDRGDPSGTGNLMIRTEKRVVDSAPLDAELLHDPLRIVRVPSRWSALQLADVLQEFKDRYNLKNVNCWADDDTTQKLMSEAQALMLKRKKGIL comes from the coding sequence GTGGACATACTATATAGCTTAACCTGGGATGCTGCTGATCCGAATACGGATATGTATGGAGCGCAGATTAATTACAGTGCTGATGGTGTGGTTGAATATCAAAACGAATTGCAACCAGCTGGAAAGAAAATTCACTGGTGGAGTACTAAGTTGCCGGAGGATACCCCGCAGTCAATTGGATACGGGAGCAAGTTACTCCCACAGATTCCGCGGCATGAACGATACCATCTGATGTTAGACGCTGAGATTGAACCAGCTAAATCGGTTGGCCTTCTAGTAGCATCATACGATGCACAGGGTCAACTAGATAAAGAAAAAATGGAATTGGATCAGGAACTGGATTTTGAACTGGGTGAAAATGCTCATGACTATGAGATTGCCTTAGAAAAATTCAACAATGAAAAGGTTACGTTCCGTCGAATGTATGTCATTCCCACTTCGTTGTGGGACGAGATGACGATTGAACCTAGAGCTGATGTGCCTGCCGTTGACTTGTTACCGCGGCAGGACCGGGGAGATCCATCCGGGACCGGAAATTTGATGATTCGGACCGAAAAACGGGTGGTTGATTCCGCGCCGTTGGACGCAGAGCTACTTCATGATCCACTCCGGATTGTTCGGGTGCCGTCTAGATGGTCGGCACTACAACTGGCAGACGTGCTGCAAGAGTTTAAGGATCGTTACAATTTGAAAAACGTTAACTGTTGGGCTGACGATGACACGACACAAAAGTTGATGAGTGAGGCACAAGCTTTGATGTTGAAAAGAAAGAAGGGGATTTTATGA